The following proteins come from a genomic window of Pseudomonas hygromyciniae:
- a CDS encoding PAS domain S-box protein codes for MSQAVLAQETNRRQLQQIISGLSDGVILAEVDQSILWANDAALTMHGLDDIAGLGANTAEYAERFALRYRNNHPLALEAYPLSRVANGEEFSDVVIEVTPTADTDRTWVHRLRSLVLTDSAGKPELLVLILSDATEWASAEQRFEKTFNANPAPAVICRLSDLRYIKVNQGFLEMTGYNRDQVIGRSVYELDVLEQAERKELAIQRLGEGATIPQMQAELKLPEGGSKLVIVAGQPLDMNDEECMLFSFTDLEPRRKAETALRQSEERFAKSFRLTPVPTLVCDAGNQQVVDGNDAFMTITGYTSEELIGKSISDINFIDSSEACAQLFATLEKAGSLDGQDLKIRKKGHEVIDCVVSADTVTIQDTACYLLVMMNITERKRSELELVSAIEEVMKDASWFSQTLIEKLANAKNVNSSNQPTIAFTDLTARERDVLGLICEGLADKEIASRLKLALNTVRNHVATVYSKLNVHSRSAAIVWARERGLFAGERRVKKP; via the coding sequence ATGAGCCAGGCCGTCCTCGCCCAAGAAACCAATCGCCGCCAATTGCAGCAGATCATTTCCGGCCTGTCCGATGGGGTGATTCTCGCCGAGGTCGACCAGAGTATTCTGTGGGCCAACGATGCGGCGCTGACCATGCATGGCCTGGACGATATTGCCGGGCTCGGCGCCAACACTGCCGAATACGCCGAGCGCTTTGCCCTGCGCTATCGCAACAATCACCCGCTGGCCTTGGAGGCTTACCCGCTGAGCCGGGTGGCCAACGGCGAAGAATTCAGTGACGTGGTGATCGAAGTCACGCCCACCGCCGACACCGACCGCACCTGGGTCCATCGCCTGCGCAGCCTGGTGCTCACCGACAGCGCCGGCAAGCCGGAATTGCTGGTGCTGATCTTGAGCGATGCCACCGAATGGGCCAGCGCCGAGCAGCGCTTTGAAAAGACCTTCAACGCCAACCCGGCGCCGGCAGTGATCTGCCGCTTGAGTGATTTGCGCTATATCAAAGTCAACCAGGGCTTCCTCGAAATGACCGGCTACAACCGCGACCAGGTGATCGGCCGTTCGGTGTACGAACTGGACGTACTGGAGCAGGCCGAGCGCAAGGAGTTGGCGATCCAGCGCCTGGGCGAAGGCGCGACCATCCCGCAGATGCAAGCCGAGCTGAAGCTGCCCGAAGGCGGCAGCAAGCTGGTGATTGTCGCCGGCCAACCGCTGGATATGAACGATGAGGAATGCATGCTGTTTTCCTTCACCGACCTGGAACCCCGGCGCAAGGCCGAAACCGCCCTGCGCCAAAGCGAGGAGCGGTTTGCCAAGTCCTTCCGCCTGACACCGGTGCCGACCCTGGTGTGCGACGCGGGCAATCAGCAGGTGGTGGACGGCAACGATGCGTTCATGACCATCACTGGCTACACCAGCGAAGAGTTGATCGGCAAATCCATCAGCGATATCAACTTTATCGACAGCAGCGAGGCCTGCGCGCAGTTGTTCGCCACCCTGGAAAAAGCCGGCAGCCTCGACGGCCAGGACCTGAAGATCCGCAAGAAAGGCCATGAGGTGATTGACTGCGTGGTGTCGGCCGACACCGTGACCATCCAGGACACCGCCTGTTACCTGCTGGTGATGATGAACATCACCGAGCGCAAACGCTCGGAACTGGAGTTGGTGTCGGCCATCGAGGAAGTGATGAAGGATGCGTCCTGGTTCAGCCAGACCCTGATCGAAAAACTGGCCAACGCCAAGAACGTCAACAGCTCCAACCAGCCGACCATCGCCTTCACAGACCTGACCGCCCGTGAGCGGGATGTACTGGGGTTGATCTGTGAAGGCCTGGCCGACAAGGAAATCGCCTCGCGCCTGAAGTTGGCGCTCAATACCGTGCGCAATCACGTGGCCACGGTCTACTCCAAACTCAATGTGCACAGCCGTAGCGCCGCAATTGTATGGGCGCGGGAACGGGGGTTGTTCGCCGGGGAGCGGCGGGTCAAAAAACCATGA
- a CDS encoding CsbD family protein encodes MKSEQVKGRVEKALGKAEGFLGEMTDDEQLQAQGVARQAAGQLQQTYGDVLDNVGDFAQRKPLATVAIVAGVGLVLGLLLRRR; translated from the coding sequence ATGAAAAGTGAACAAGTCAAAGGCCGCGTGGAAAAAGCCCTCGGTAAGGCTGAGGGTTTTCTCGGCGAAATGACCGACGACGAACAACTCCAGGCCCAGGGCGTAGCACGCCAGGCGGCCGGTCAACTGCAACAGACCTATGGCGATGTGCTGGACAATGTCGGTGACTTTGCCCAACGCAAACCGCTTGCCACCGTGGCAATCGTTGCTGGCGTGGGTCTGGTTCTGGGCCTGTTGCTGCGTCGTCGTTAA
- a CDS encoding DUF1652 domain-containing protein — translation MFTLSQLRNCIEEALLPLTCEFTLCRDSSLTLKVFDAESGRVDLVVTGISVNKLKTPQDVATMVEELRYELHSNTVGAALSI, via the coding sequence ATGTTTACCTTGTCCCAACTGCGTAATTGCATCGAAGAAGCCTTGTTGCCACTGACCTGCGAATTCACCCTGTGCCGCGACTCGTCACTGACCTTGAAGGTGTTTGATGCCGAGAGTGGGCGCGTGGACCTGGTGGTCACCGGGATCAGCGTGAACAAGCTCAAGACCCCGCAGGACGTCGCGACGATGGTCGAAGAATTGCGCTACGAATTGCACAGCAACACCGTGGGCGCTGCCCTCTCCATCTGA
- a CDS encoding MFS transporter, translating into MLKTIKNYPRSVNLLLSATLVLTLAKAITFPYMVIYLSSHFALGISQVGLVIGSSLIVGSLLSVYGGFLVDRVNSYRLLLGLSLLFVLGFVGTLLARELWLFYSCLILINLAYAVIDVAVKAGFASLLPLEARSEVFSIKYTLTNIGYAVGPFLGAMVAKVDMSLPFVLSVLLGMGFFLLYWRWGDRSLATIDAAQKPVPFLAVGRVLLRDHRLVCFTLGGLLSAVVFGQFTAYLSQYLVTTSDAEYTYTVISAILTTNALLVIALQYVIGRQISHRHLSRWLLLGLGMFMVGVIGFALSTSVWWWVVSMAVFTVGEIIVFPAEYMFIDRIAPDHLRGMYYGAQNLSNLGAALGPVLCGLVLASLPAHYMFYMLAGFIVAGGLFYFIGASLKPRPDIPQPL; encoded by the coding sequence ATGCTGAAAACAATAAAAAACTACCCCCGCAGCGTAAACCTGCTGCTGTCGGCCACGCTGGTACTGACCCTGGCCAAGGCGATCACCTTTCCGTACATGGTGATCTACCTGTCCAGCCACTTCGCCCTGGGTATCAGCCAAGTGGGCCTGGTGATCGGCAGTTCGCTGATCGTCGGTTCCCTGTTGAGCGTGTACGGCGGTTTCCTCGTGGACCGGGTCAATAGCTACCGGCTGTTGCTGGGCCTGAGCCTGCTGTTCGTCCTGGGGTTTGTCGGCACGTTGCTGGCCCGCGAGCTGTGGCTTTTCTACAGTTGCCTGATCCTGATCAACCTGGCGTATGCGGTGATCGATGTCGCGGTCAAGGCCGGTTTTGCCAGCCTGTTACCCCTGGAAGCGCGCAGCGAAGTGTTTTCCATCAAGTACACCCTGACCAATATCGGCTACGCGGTAGGGCCGTTTCTCGGGGCGATGGTGGCCAAGGTCGACATGAGCCTGCCGTTTGTCTTGTCGGTACTGCTGGGGATGGGTTTCTTCCTGCTCTACTGGCGCTGGGGCGACCGCAGCCTGGCCACGATCGACGCCGCGCAAAAACCGGTGCCCTTTCTCGCGGTGGGCCGGGTATTGCTGCGCGATCATCGCCTGGTGTGCTTTACCCTCGGTGGCCTGCTCAGTGCGGTGGTGTTCGGGCAGTTTACCGCCTACCTGTCGCAGTACCTGGTGACCACTTCGGACGCCGAATACACCTACACCGTGATCAGCGCCATCCTGACCACCAACGCACTGCTGGTGATCGCCCTGCAATACGTGATTGGCCGGCAGATCAGCCACCGTCACCTGAGCCGCTGGCTGCTCCTGGGGCTGGGTATGTTCATGGTGGGGGTGATTGGCTTTGCGCTGTCCACCAGCGTGTGGTGGTGGGTGGTGTCGATGGCGGTCTTTACCGTGGGGGAAATCATCGTGTTTCCCGCCGAGTACATGTTTATCGACCGCATCGCCCCGGACCACCTGCGCGGGATGTACTACGGCGCGCAAAACCTCTCCAACCTCGGCGCCGCACTGGGCCCGGTGCTGTGCGGACTGGTGCTGGCCAGCCTGCCGGCGCACTACATGTTCTACATGCTGGCCGGGTTTATCGTGGCCGGGGGGCTGTTCTACTTTATCGGCGCGTCGTTGAAGCCGCGCCCTGACATCCCACAACCTTTGTAG
- a CDS encoding RcnB family protein has translation MKATSLIASLLVAASLSAASLTVQAEDNPQKTVEPSNISARDLKVGDRAPDILVRKESALADWKKRGLKAPHDDSQWARVNDRYVLVKITNGTILDITPAK, from the coding sequence ATGAAAGCAACATCCCTGATTGCCAGCCTGTTGGTTGCCGCCAGCCTGTCCGCCGCCAGTCTCACCGTGCAGGCCGAGGACAATCCGCAGAAAACCGTGGAGCCTTCGAACATCAGCGCTCGAGACTTGAAAGTCGGGGACCGTGCGCCGGATATCCTGGTGCGCAAGGAATCGGCCCTTGCTGACTGGAAAAAGCGCGGTCTCAAAGCGCCCCACGACGACAGCCAATGGGCGCGGGTCAATGACCGTTATGTGCTGGTGAAAATCACCAATGGCACCATCCTCGATATCACCCCGGCCAAGTAA